Proteins encoded by one window of Brevibacterium atlanticum:
- a CDS encoding potassium channel family protein: MANEHTSILVVGLGRFGSSTAATLAKLGREVMAIEHNPELVKDWSGKLTHVVEADSTNIDALRQVGAGDFSTAVVGIGTSIEDSVLTTANLVDLGVGQVWAKAISPAHGKILHRIGAHHVLYPESDAGRRVAHLVSSRMMEYIEFDEGHFAVVKMRPPREIQGFTLSESGVRDKYGVTIVGIKSPGRDFTYADPTTRVGKQDLLIVAGHVELLGRFAGRP; the protein is encoded by the coding sequence TTGGCTAACGAACACACCTCCATCCTGGTCGTCGGTCTGGGACGCTTCGGATCCTCGACGGCGGCCACGCTGGCCAAACTGGGCCGCGAGGTGATGGCGATCGAACACAATCCCGAACTGGTCAAGGACTGGAGCGGCAAGCTCACTCACGTCGTCGAGGCGGATTCGACGAACATCGACGCGCTGCGACAGGTCGGCGCGGGCGACTTCTCGACCGCGGTCGTCGGGATCGGCACCTCGATCGAGGACAGCGTGCTCACCACGGCCAACCTCGTCGACCTCGGTGTCGGGCAGGTGTGGGCGAAGGCGATCTCTCCCGCACACGGCAAGATCCTCCACCGCATCGGCGCCCACCACGTGCTCTACCCCGAGTCGGATGCGGGCAGGCGCGTGGCCCACCTGGTCAGCTCGCGGATGATGGAGTACATCGAATTCGACGAGGGTCATTTCGCGGTGGTCAAGATGCGCCCACCGCGGGAGATACAGGGCTTCACGCTCAGCGAGTCCGGTGTCCGCGACAAGTACGGCGTGACGATCGTGGGCATCAAGAGCCCCGGCCGCGACTTCACCTACGCCGATCCCACGACGCGAGTCGGCAAGCAGGACCTGCTCATCGTCGCCGGCCACGTCGAGCTGCTCGGACGCTTCGCCGGCCGCCCGTAG
- a CDS encoding TrkH family potassium uptake protein, whose amino-acid sequence MVLVPKNSTQRYDRLLRPGRWVRDFVDDLAVASPARLAIGSFVGVVACFAILLMLPASMRHPGSVDQATHIANSVFVAVSAVCVTGLTPVVTEEYWSDFGISVITAGIQVGGLGILTLASVLGMAVSRRLGVRQRLIAQQATSALNLGQVGTLLKTVVITIVTAEAILALLMFPRFLIRGESLGDATWYSVFYSISAFNNAGFTIHPGGGAYFASDPWILSLLMLGVFVGALGFPVVLMIAMFWNRPSKWDLHTKLTLTTTTTVLAIGLLLLALFESANPATLGDKNAGHTFVEVLFMAVMPRSGGFSTMEIADMSQASHLLMDLMMFIGGGSSSTAGGIKVTTVAVLVLAAFAEARGLQDVHVFGRRLTASTIKLSISILLTGALIVFVGTLAMLQISAEPLDRVLFEVISAFGTVGLSSGVSAAAPNSGLYVLSVIMLIGRLGTITLAAALSMQDSARLYRYPEERPVVG is encoded by the coding sequence ATGGTGCTTGTGCCCAAGAATTCCACACAGCGCTACGACCGGCTGCTGCGGCCCGGCCGGTGGGTTCGCGACTTCGTCGACGACCTCGCCGTCGCCTCCCCCGCCCGGTTGGCGATCGGCTCGTTCGTCGGGGTCGTCGCCTGCTTCGCGATCCTGCTGATGCTGCCGGCGAGCATGCGCCATCCGGGTTCGGTGGATCAGGCCACGCACATTGCGAACTCCGTCTTCGTCGCCGTCTCGGCCGTCTGCGTGACGGGGCTGACCCCGGTGGTCACGGAGGAGTACTGGTCGGATTTCGGGATCTCCGTCATCACCGCCGGCATCCAGGTCGGCGGACTCGGGATCCTCACCCTCGCCTCGGTGCTGGGGATGGCGGTCTCACGCCGGTTGGGAGTCCGGCAGCGCCTCATCGCTCAGCAGGCCACCTCGGCGCTCAATCTCGGTCAGGTCGGCACCCTGCTCAAGACGGTCGTGATCACGATCGTCACCGCCGAGGCGATCCTCGCTCTGCTGATGTTCCCGCGCTTCCTCATCCGTGGGGAATCGCTCGGCGATGCCACCTGGTATTCGGTCTTCTACTCGATCTCGGCGTTCAACAACGCCGGGTTCACCATCCATCCCGGCGGCGGGGCGTACTTCGCCTCGGATCCGTGGATCCTGTCCCTGCTGATGCTGGGAGTGTTCGTCGGCGCACTGGGCTTCCCGGTGGTGCTCATGATCGCGATGTTCTGGAATCGGCCGTCGAAATGGGATCTGCACACGAAGCTGACTCTGACGACCACGACGACGGTGCTCGCGATCGGGCTACTCCTGTTGGCGCTCTTCGAGTCGGCGAATCCGGCGACGCTCGGCGACAAGAACGCCGGTCACACCTTCGTCGAGGTCCTGTTCATGGCGGTGATGCCGCGGTCCGGCGGATTCTCGACGATGGAGATCGCGGACATGAGTCAGGCCTCGCATCTGCTCATGGATCTGATGATGTTCATCGGCGGCGGTTCGTCGTCGACGGCCGGCGGAATCAAGGTCACCACCGTGGCGGTGCTCGTCCTGGCGGCTTTCGCCGAGGCCAGGGGCCTGCAGGACGTGCACGTGTTCGGTCGGAGGCTGACCGCCTCGACGATCAAACTCTCGATCTCGATCCTGCTCACCGGTGCCCTCATCGTCTTCGTGGGCACGCTGGCGATGCTGCAGATCAGCGCGGAGCCGCTCGACCGGGTGCTGTTCGAGGTGATCTCGGCCTTCGGCACCGTCGGCTTGAGTTCGGGGGTCTCGGCGGCCGCGCCGAATTCGGGGCTGTACGTGCTGTCGGTGATCATGCTCATCGGACGACTCGGTACGATTACACTTGCGGCGGCGCTGTCCATGCAGGACTCCGCTCGCCTGTACCGCTATCCCGAGGAAAGGCCGGTCGTTGGCTAA
- a CDS encoding acetoin utilization protein AcuC, with the protein MAENDVYVVWDDAVTGYNFGPSHPMHPLRLDLTAKLAMDFDLFDADNVHVHPISRIDEARLALLHEPDYIAAVRQAGTDEGLGEEDAHRYGIGTEDVPGFENMHTASALLFQGSIDAANAIISGGYRRAVNFCGGMHHAMPEKASGFCVYNDAAGAITEFLDAGYERIVYLDLDAHHGDGVEKFFWDDPRVLTISIHESGKYLFPGTGFPAEIGGLKAAASAMNIALPPRTGDADWLRAFDATVPQVVAAFEPQIIVSQHGCDGHRADPLTHMRLSVDAMRIAAQRVRRLAEDHADGKWLSVGGGGYAIIDVVPRAWTNLLAISAGLDIDPSARIPGRWADYAQTKTGREAPLSMTDGFDGEFEPWSKGFDPEAELDRAVMGTRKNLFPFFALDPYFD; encoded by the coding sequence ATGGCCGAAAATGATGTGTATGTCGTCTGGGATGACGCGGTGACCGGTTACAACTTCGGCCCCAGCCACCCCATGCACCCGCTCAGACTCGACCTCACGGCGAAGCTCGCCATGGACTTCGACCTCTTCGACGCCGACAACGTCCACGTGCACCCGATCAGCAGAATCGACGAGGCCAGACTCGCCCTCCTCCACGAACCCGACTACATCGCCGCCGTCCGGCAGGCCGGAACCGACGAAGGCCTGGGCGAGGAGGATGCGCACCGGTACGGGATCGGCACCGAGGATGTGCCCGGCTTCGAGAACATGCACACCGCCTCGGCGCTGCTGTTCCAAGGCAGCATCGACGCCGCGAACGCGATCATCTCCGGCGGCTACAGACGCGCGGTGAATTTCTGCGGGGGAATGCACCACGCGATGCCGGAGAAGGCCAGCGGCTTCTGCGTGTACAACGACGCGGCCGGGGCCATCACCGAATTCCTCGACGCAGGCTACGAGCGCATCGTCTACCTCGACCTCGACGCCCATCACGGCGACGGGGTGGAGAAGTTCTTCTGGGACGACCCCCGGGTGCTCACGATCTCGATCCACGAATCGGGGAAGTACCTCTTCCCCGGCACCGGGTTCCCTGCCGAGATCGGAGGACTGAAGGCGGCCGCCTCGGCGATGAATATCGCCCTGCCTCCGCGCACCGGCGATGCGGACTGGCTGCGGGCCTTCGACGCCACGGTCCCGCAGGTCGTCGCGGCCTTCGAACCGCAGATCATCGTCTCCCAGCACGGCTGCGACGGCCACCGGGCCGACCCGCTTACGCATATGCGTCTGAGCGTGGACGCCATGCGCATCGCCGCGCAGCGGGTCCGCCGTCTGGCCGAGGACCACGCCGATGGAAAATGGCTGTCCGTCGGAGGTGGCGGCTACGCGATCATCGACGTCGTCCCCCGCGCCTGGACGAACCTGCTGGCCATCTCCGCCGGCCTCGACATCGACCCGAGCGCGAGGATCCCCGGACGGTGGGCCGACTACGCGCAGACGAAGACCGGCCGGGAGGCACCGCTGTCGATGACCGACGGATTCGACGGTGAGTTCGAACCGTGGTCGAAGGGATTCGACCCGGAGGCCGAACTCGACCGGGCCGTGATGGGCACCCGGAAGAACCTCTTCCCCTTCTTCGCCCTCGACCCGTACTTCGACTGA
- a CDS encoding 30S ribosomal protein bS22 — protein sequence MGSVIKKRRKRMSKKKHRKQLRKTRHQRRNKK from the coding sequence GTGGGCTCAGTCATCAAGAAGCGCCGCAAGCGTATGTCGAAGAAGAAGCACCGCAAGCAGCTTCGCAAGACACGTCACCAGCGTCGTAACAAGAAGTAA
- a CDS encoding glutaredoxin family protein codes for MVELTFLTRVDCHLCALARETVTEVATGRDVNVSEIDIDTDEDLAGQYGWDVPVVLLNGRQHSFHRVDRDRLSRALSALGA; via the coding sequence ATGGTCGAGCTGACCTTCCTCACGCGCGTCGACTGCCATCTCTGCGCGCTCGCGCGCGAGACCGTCACCGAGGTGGCGACCGGCAGAGACGTGAACGTGAGCGAGATCGACATCGACACCGACGAGGACCTGGCCGGACAGTACGGCTGGGATGTTCCCGTCGTGCTGCTCAACGGGCGCCAGCACAGTTTCCACAGAGTCGACAGGGATCGGCTGTCCAGGGCCTTGAGCGCTCTGGGCGCATGA
- a CDS encoding redox-sensing transcriptional repressor Rex — MGEILSANRIEGVVRKDVPERVISRLPIYLQTVETIAATGQDTVSSEDLAARSGVSPSILRKDLSQLGRSGTRGVGYSCPELAATLRTFLGLDRDRSVAIIGAGRLGSALADYAGFRRRGLRLTAVFDIDEEKIGTTIGSLTVSSLDELASWPEHIDLVVMAVPASAAPAAARTAVEAGVRGILNFSPTVLDAPDTVRVHQVDLASELQVLAYYSALDTAPLNPGFEEHRN; from the coding sequence GTGGGCGAGATTCTGTCCGCCAACAGGATTGAGGGTGTCGTTCGCAAGGACGTACCCGAACGCGTGATCTCCCGACTCCCGATCTACCTGCAGACCGTCGAGACCATCGCCGCGACCGGTCAGGACACCGTGTCATCGGAGGACCTTGCCGCGCGCAGTGGCGTCTCCCCATCGATCCTGCGCAAGGACCTGTCCCAACTGGGCCGGTCGGGAACGCGCGGGGTCGGCTACTCCTGCCCGGAGCTGGCAGCGACGCTGCGCACTTTCCTCGGCCTCGACCGCGACCGCAGCGTCGCCATCATCGGGGCCGGTCGCCTCGGCTCCGCTCTCGCCGACTATGCCGGATTCCGCCGCCGCGGCCTGCGCCTGACGGCCGTGTTCGACATCGACGAAGAGAAGATCGGCACCACCATCGGCTCGCTCACGGTCTCGTCCCTCGACGAGCTGGCCAGCTGGCCCGAACACATCGACCTCGTGGTCATGGCCGTCCCCGCTTCTGCGGCACCGGCCGCCGCCCGCACCGCCGTCGAGGCGGGAGTGCGCGGCATTCTCAACTTCTCGCCCACCGTGCTCGACGCGCCGGACACCGTGCGTGTCCACCAAGTCGATCTGGCCAGTGAGCTGCAAGTACTCGCATACTATTCGGCGCTGGACACGGCACCGCTCAACCCTGGTTTTGAGGAGCACAGGAATTGA
- the hemA gene encoding glutamyl-tRNA reductase — protein MTLLVLGISHQSAPIDMLDRLAFGAGEVESLRRDALAGENVDGLAVLSTCNRLELIADVTAFHGGLADLGNALVSSIDKEWSDIAGHFYAHYDNQAMEHLLKVACGLDSMAIGEAQILGQLRSSFTDSQTDQALTSELSHALQQALRVGKRAHSETDLGEVARSLFGAALEASAAHIGSLRAASTLVIGAGAMSGLVVSGLHKEGVGRITVLNRTLDKAERLVAEVGGRARELTPRVMAEEIADADLIVSCTGARGVVVTRDDIVAGLSQNPKGAANKAFIDLALPHDIDPSVREFEHVALFGLGEIRDLLRGSDKERDAKVVHTVEQVRAIISGELENIATGNKERAVAPTVTALRSHAKDVLATETQRLEKKLGDNVDEKSFAEIRKSLHRVAEKLIHTPTVKVKELAVSESEVDYAQALMQLFDLPVNKVAHAKTPAETKVAKAASAHHVEADGIRPVADHTLDIVEPEHFSGRTVRLGTRRSQLARSQSTAIAHQLAALTGWRVEIVEVVTEGDVNMSPLAGFGGTGVFVSAVRQALHQGTIDLAVHSLKDLPTTPEAGIQMAAIPPRVDPADVLIGRDGLSLAELPAGSVIGTGSPRRAVQIQAARPDIEVRGVRGNVDTRIGHVRDGRLDAVVLASAGVRRIGRLAEATDILDFDVMLPAPGQGALAVETRSADSSYAGTEDILNADAEVRAALMRLHDQSTDLAVTCERAILSRAEAGCSAPIGALAKIEGDRFIVDAVMADDDGHLARTRQSTHLPVVPDADWSTDTAQQLSVTAKELARVADELGTAAAEDLLDRLGIDPAASADHLTPVKAQEQG, from the coding sequence TTGACTCTCTTGGTTCTCGGCATTTCGCATCAGTCGGCTCCCATCGACATGCTCGATCGGCTGGCCTTCGGCGCCGGCGAAGTCGAATCCCTGCGCAGGGACGCCCTGGCAGGTGAGAACGTCGACGGTCTCGCCGTGCTCTCGACGTGCAACCGCCTCGAACTCATCGCCGACGTCACCGCCTTCCACGGGGGACTGGCCGATCTCGGCAACGCCCTGGTGTCCTCGATCGACAAGGAATGGTCCGACATCGCCGGGCACTTCTACGCCCACTACGACAACCAGGCCATGGAACACCTGCTCAAGGTCGCCTGCGGGCTCGATTCGATGGCCATCGGTGAAGCCCAGATCCTCGGCCAGCTGCGGTCGTCGTTCACCGATTCGCAGACGGACCAGGCCCTGACCTCGGAACTCTCCCACGCCCTCCAGCAGGCGCTGCGGGTGGGCAAGCGAGCCCATTCGGAGACCGACCTCGGCGAGGTCGCCCGGTCGCTGTTCGGCGCGGCCCTCGAAGCGTCGGCGGCGCATATCGGCTCCCTCCGCGCTGCCAGCACCCTGGTCATCGGTGCCGGCGCCATGTCCGGTCTCGTCGTCTCCGGACTCCATAAGGAGGGCGTCGGCCGCATCACCGTGCTCAACCGCACCCTCGACAAGGCCGAACGCCTCGTCGCCGAGGTGGGCGGACGTGCCCGCGAACTCACCCCTCGTGTGATGGCCGAGGAGATCGCCGACGCCGACCTCATCGTCTCCTGCACCGGTGCGCGCGGAGTCGTCGTCACCCGCGACGACATCGTCGCCGGCCTGTCCCAGAACCCCAAGGGCGCGGCGAATAAGGCCTTCATCGACCTCGCCCTGCCGCACGACATCGACCCCAGCGTCCGCGAGTTCGAACACGTCGCCCTGTTCGGCCTCGGCGAGATCCGCGACCTGCTCAGGGGGTCCGACAAGGAACGCGATGCAAAGGTCGTGCACACCGTCGAACAGGTCCGCGCCATCATCTCCGGGGAGCTCGAGAACATCGCCACCGGCAACAAAGAGCGCGCCGTCGCCCCGACCGTGACCGCGCTGCGCTCCCACGCCAAGGACGTGCTCGCCACCGAGACGCAGCGGTTGGAGAAGAAGCTCGGGGACAACGTCGACGAGAAGTCCTTCGCCGAGATCCGCAAGTCGCTGCACCGGGTGGCCGAGAAGCTGATCCACACCCCGACCGTGAAGGTCAAGGAACTGGCCGTGAGCGAATCCGAGGTCGACTATGCGCAGGCGCTCATGCAGCTCTTCGACCTGCCCGTGAACAAGGTCGCCCACGCGAAGACACCCGCGGAGACGAAGGTCGCGAAGGCCGCCAGCGCCCACCACGTCGAGGCCGACGGCATCCGTCCGGTGGCTGATCACACCCTCGACATCGTCGAACCCGAACACTTCAGCGGACGCACCGTGCGCCTGGGTACCCGTCGGTCCCAGCTGGCCCGGTCCCAGTCCACGGCGATCGCCCACCAGCTCGCCGCGCTGACCGGGTGGCGCGTCGAAATCGTCGAGGTCGTCACCGAAGGCGACGTCAACATGTCCCCGCTCGCCGGCTTCGGCGGCACCGGAGTCTTCGTCTCCGCCGTCCGCCAGGCCCTGCACCAGGGCACGATCGACCTCGCCGTCCACTCGCTCAAGGACCTGCCCACCACCCCCGAGGCGGGCATCCAGATGGCCGCCATCCCACCCCGCGTCGACCCTGCCGATGTGCTCATCGGCCGTGACGGTCTCAGCCTTGCCGAACTGCCCGCCGGTTCGGTCATCGGCACCGGTTCGCCCCGGCGGGCCGTGCAGATTCAGGCTGCCCGTCCGGACATCGAGGTCAGAGGAGTGCGCGGCAACGTCGACACTCGCATCGGCCACGTCCGCGACGGCCGCCTCGACGCCGTCGTGCTCGCCTCCGCCGGGGTCCGCCGGATCGGCCGCCTGGCCGAGGCCACCGACATCCTCGACTTCGACGTCATGCTCCCGGCACCGGGCCAGGGAGCCCTGGCCGTGGAGACCCGCAGCGCCGACAGCTCGTACGCCGGCACCGAGGACATCCTCAACGCCGACGCCGAGGTGCGCGCCGCCCTCATGCGCCTCCACGATCAGTCCACCGACCTGGCCGTGACCTGCGAACGCGCCATCCTCTCCCGCGCCGAGGCAGGATGCTCGGCACCCATCGGGGCGCTGGCGAAGATCGAAGGCGACCGGTTCATCGTCGACGCCGTGATGGCCGATGACGACGGGCACCTGGCCCGCACCCGACAGAGCACCCACCTGCCCGTCGTCCCCGACGCCGACTGGTCGACCGACACCGCCCAGCAGCTGAGCGTCACGGCGAAGGAACTCGCCCGCGTCGCCGATGAACTCGGCACCGCAGCGGCCGAAGACCTCCTCGATCGCCTCGGCATCGACCCGGCCGCCAGCGCCGATCACCTCACCCCCGTCAAGGCACAGGAGCAGGGATGA
- a CDS encoding bifunctional uroporphyrinogen-III C-methyltransferase/uroporphyrinogen-III synthase, giving the protein MNTTPPSGQVQPRRLLPAAPRVVFIGSGPGESGLMTMRGAEILATAETVVYDADVHSEIVTAYVPQAAKLIDAADLGAAASTRGRKLADLARPDNTVVRLCSDDGLIFTNTTAEAAVCRKADVEVEIVPGVGLSASTAAYTGTALTTSRVRSVRFIEAGPQTHVDVSRHRNTSHVLTGTAAAHEQAISALLADGWDEDTKVLLGWGISTIEQTSVETTLKQALSMAQTGSDRMVVIMGQGVESRGELSWFESKPLFGWQVLIPRTKEQGTSTAEALAELGAVGTVVPTIAVQPPRTPTQMEKAIRGLVDGSYEWVGFTSVNAVRAVRMWFEDFGLDSRSMAGVKVAAVGGRTAAALIDWGITPDLVPDGEHSARGLAAAWPDYVDDIDPMNTVLLPRADIATEVLVSGLLEKGWDPDDVTAYRTVRASPPPAPIRESIKAGDFDAFLFTSSSTVRNLVGIAGKPAATSVICCIGPATANTAAEHGLRVDVLAEEANLTSLIDGLVEYALTQRAEDVDAGISPQRPSQKRRRRKA; this is encoded by the coding sequence ATGAACACCACACCTCCGAGCGGTCAGGTCCAACCGCGCCGACTCCTGCCCGCCGCACCCCGAGTCGTCTTCATCGGCAGCGGACCCGGAGAATCGGGCCTGATGACCATGCGCGGAGCCGAGATCCTCGCCACCGCTGAGACCGTCGTCTACGACGCCGATGTCCACTCGGAGATCGTCACTGCCTACGTGCCGCAGGCCGCGAAGCTCATCGACGCCGCCGACCTCGGCGCCGCCGCGTCGACCCGCGGTCGCAAGCTCGCCGACCTCGCCCGGCCCGACAACACCGTCGTGCGGCTGTGCTCCGACGACGGTCTGATCTTCACGAACACCACCGCCGAGGCCGCCGTGTGCCGCAAGGCCGATGTCGAGGTCGAGATCGTGCCCGGAGTCGGGCTGTCCGCATCGACCGCCGCCTACACCGGCACCGCCCTGACGACGAGCCGGGTGCGGTCCGTGCGCTTCATCGAAGCCGGACCGCAGACCCATGTCGACGTCTCCCGCCACCGCAACACCTCCCATGTGCTCACCGGCACAGCCGCCGCCCACGAACAGGCCATCAGCGCTCTGCTCGCCGACGGCTGGGACGAGGACACGAAGGTGCTGCTGGGCTGGGGGATCTCCACGATCGAGCAGACGAGCGTGGAGACGACCCTGAAGCAGGCGCTGTCCATGGCGCAGACAGGTTCGGATCGTATGGTGGTGATCATGGGACAGGGAGTCGAGTCGCGAGGCGAGCTCAGCTGGTTCGAATCCAAACCGCTCTTCGGTTGGCAGGTGCTCATCCCGCGGACGAAGGAACAGGGAACCTCCACCGCCGAGGCGCTGGCCGAGCTCGGCGCCGTCGGCACCGTCGTCCCCACCATCGCCGTCCAGCCACCACGCACCCCGACGCAGATGGAGAAGGCCATCCGCGGCCTCGTCGACGGATCCTACGAATGGGTCGGCTTCACCTCGGTCAATGCGGTCCGCGCCGTGCGCATGTGGTTCGAGGACTTCGGGCTCGACTCCCGGTCGATGGCCGGAGTCAAGGTCGCAGCCGTCGGCGGCCGCACCGCTGCCGCCCTGATCGACTGGGGCATCACCCCTGACCTCGTTCCCGACGGCGAACACTCCGCCCGCGGGCTCGCCGCCGCCTGGCCGGACTACGTCGACGACATCGACCCGATGAACACCGTGCTGCTGCCGCGTGCCGACATCGCCACCGAGGTGCTCGTATCCGGCCTGCTGGAGAAGGGCTGGGACCCCGACGACGTCACCGCCTACCGCACCGTGCGGGCATCCCCGCCGCCGGCACCGATCCGCGAATCGATCAAGGCCGGCGACTTCGACGCGTTCCTCTTCACCTCCTCGTCGACGGTGCGCAACCTCGTCGGCATCGCCGGCAAGCCCGCAGCCACCTCGGTGATCTGCTGCATCGGACCGGCGACGGCGAACACCGCGGCCGAACACGGACTGCGCGTCGATGTCCTCGCCGAGGAAGCCAACCTCACCTCGCTCATCGACGGACTCGTCGAATACGCACTCACCCAGCGGGCCGAAGACGTGGACGCCGGGATCTCCCCGCAGCGTCCGAGCCAGAAGCGCCGCAGAAGGAAGGCCTGA
- the hemB gene encoding porphobilinogen synthase — translation MTLVPGTVRPRRLRTTAALRRLVSEVRLHPSDLILPMFVKEGLSEPVPLSGMPGVVQHTLDSLLAAAREAVAAGVGGLMLFGIPEHKDEIGSQADDPEGILNRALRLLADELGEDTVVMADLCLDEFTSHGHCGVLDSAGGVDNDATLDRYASMALAQARAGAQVLGLSGMMDGQVAYCREALDAAGFTDTVVMGYTAKYASAFYGPFREAVDSELQGDRKTYQQDPANGREALRELGLDLAEGADVVMVKPGLPYLDVLAEVAQESIVPVWTYQVSGEYAMIEFAAQAGAIDRQRAIEESLIAFKRAGSDAILTYWATEVAQRLQVEAAGTLGRPQSTGSHTAGSR, via the coding sequence ATGACTTTGGTTCCCGGAACCGTCCGCCCCCGCCGCCTCCGCACGACCGCCGCACTGCGCCGGCTCGTGTCCGAGGTGCGGCTGCACCCGTCCGACCTCATCCTGCCGATGTTCGTCAAGGAGGGCCTGAGCGAGCCCGTGCCGCTGTCGGGCATGCCGGGCGTCGTCCAACACACCCTCGACTCGCTGCTGGCCGCCGCGCGGGAGGCCGTCGCTGCGGGAGTCGGAGGTCTCATGCTCTTCGGCATCCCCGAGCACAAGGATGAGATCGGCTCCCAGGCCGATGACCCTGAGGGCATCCTCAATCGTGCGCTGCGACTCCTCGCCGACGAGCTCGGCGAGGACACGGTCGTCATGGCCGATCTCTGCCTCGACGAATTCACTTCCCACGGTCATTGCGGAGTGCTCGACTCCGCCGGGGGAGTCGACAACGACGCCACGCTCGACCGCTACGCCTCGATGGCACTGGCCCAAGCCCGGGCGGGCGCACAGGTGCTCGGACTCTCCGGGATGATGGACGGGCAGGTCGCGTACTGCCGGGAGGCCCTCGACGCCGCCGGCTTCACCGACACCGTCGTCATGGGCTACACCGCGAAGTACGCCTCGGCGTTCTACGGACCCTTCCGCGAAGCCGTGGACTCCGAACTCCAGGGTGACCGGAAGACCTACCAGCAGGATCCCGCGAACGGCCGCGAGGCGCTGCGGGAACTCGGCCTCGACCTCGCCGAAGGCGCGGACGTCGTCATGGTCAAACCCGGGCTGCCCTACCTCGACGTCCTCGCCGAGGTGGCCCAGGAGTCCATCGTGCCGGTGTGGACCTATCAGGTCTCCGGGGAGTACGCGATGATCGAGTTCGCCGCCCAGGCCGGAGCCATCGACCGGCAACGGGCGATCGAGGAGTCCCTCATCGCCTTCAAGCGCGCCGGCTCCGATGCGATCCTCACCTACTGGGCCACGGAGGTCGCACAGCGCCTCCAGGTCGAGGCCGCCGGCACGCTCGGCCGGCCCCAGTCCACCGGATCCCACACAGCCGGGAGTCGGTGA
- a CDS encoding MarR family winged helix-turn-helix transcriptional regulator gives MAEPRWLTAVDQKSWRSYLNGSQLLTAELDKELRDKHGIGLPEYEILVRLSEHEDRTMRMALLATDTTMSRSRLTHSVARMEKRGLLERSAIPEDGRGVNCVMTEAGWELLQAAAPDHVGGVRTHLVDLLDPEEMATLGRIFTKVYDHMRDIDGQ, from the coding sequence ATGGCCGAACCCCGCTGGCTGACCGCGGTCGATCAGAAGTCGTGGCGCAGTTACCTCAACGGCTCCCAGCTGCTCACCGCGGAGCTCGATAAGGAGCTGCGTGACAAGCACGGCATCGGTCTGCCCGAGTACGAGATCCTCGTGCGTCTGTCCGAGCACGAGGACCGGACCATGCGCATGGCCCTGCTGGCCACGGACACCACGATGTCCCGATCCCGGCTGACCCACAGCGTGGCCCGGATGGAGAAGCGCGGACTGCTCGAACGCTCAGCCATCCCCGAGGACGGACGCGGCGTCAACTGCGTGATGACCGAGGCCGGATGGGAACTGCTGCAGGCCGCGGCGCCGGACCATGTCGGGGGAGTGCGGACCCACCTCGTCGACCTGCTCGACCCCGAGGAGATGGCGACCTTGGGCCGCATCTTCACGAAGGTCTACGATCATATGCGCGACATCGACGGCCAGTGA